In Micromonospora sp. WMMA1363, a genomic segment contains:
- a CDS encoding 5'-methylthioadenosine/S-adenosylhomocysteine nucleosidase yields MSTNSGLVVILMALDLEYAAVRDQLTDLRVRRHPAGTRFEVGRIGQSDCRVALGLVGKGNHPAAVLAERAMAEFSPAAVLFVGVAGGLWPNIRLGDVVVASKIYAYHGGTSEDDGLKARPKAWEIPHEADQIAHHVDRSAAWRRGLPVGAAPRVHFGPIAAGEVVQDSGISEQARWIRQHYNDAVAIEMEAAGVAQAGHLNRSLPVVVVRGISDHADGSKAATDGQDWQPKAARHAAAFATALARELIIDGPASRGGADRDGSPTMPMTNRNIATGNAHVGVQAGQIYGNVTVGAGADQPIDLAASIADLRTHLKQAHLDGQLDEETYAAAEAELEAATACVSAGTPEKKSGLMVALKRLRGLVADVSELAARLAAIIAVVRDL; encoded by the coding sequence GTGAGCACGAACAGCGGTCTCGTCGTGATCCTCATGGCGCTGGACCTCGAATACGCAGCGGTCCGCGACCAACTGACCGACCTACGTGTACGGCGGCACCCCGCCGGCACCCGCTTCGAGGTCGGCCGGATCGGCCAAAGCGACTGCCGGGTCGCCCTGGGGCTGGTCGGTAAGGGCAATCATCCGGCTGCGGTGCTCGCCGAGCGGGCGATGGCCGAGTTCTCCCCGGCCGCTGTGCTGTTCGTGGGGGTCGCCGGTGGCCTTTGGCCCAACATTCGACTCGGTGATGTCGTCGTCGCCAGCAAGATCTACGCCTACCACGGCGGCACCAGCGAGGACGACGGTTTGAAGGCCCGACCGAAGGCGTGGGAGATCCCCCACGAGGCCGACCAGATCGCCCACCACGTCGACAGGTCCGCCGCGTGGCGTCGTGGTCTTCCCGTAGGCGCAGCGCCCAGAGTCCACTTCGGTCCAATTGCCGCAGGGGAAGTGGTGCAGGACTCGGGAATCTCGGAACAGGCCCGCTGGATCCGCCAGCACTACAACGACGCGGTAGCGATCGAGATGGAAGCGGCCGGTGTGGCCCAGGCGGGCCATCTCAACCGTTCCCTGCCCGTGGTGGTCGTGCGCGGCATCAGCGACCACGCGGACGGCAGCAAGGCAGCCACGGACGGACAGGACTGGCAACCGAAGGCCGCACGCCATGCCGCCGCGTTCGCCACCGCACTGGCGCGAGAACTGATCATCGACGGGCCGGCCAGCCGAGGCGGCGCGGACCGGGACGGGAGCCCCACGATGCCAATGACCAACCGCAACATCGCCACCGGGAACGCCCACGTCGGGGTGCAGGCCGGGCAGATCTACGGCAACGTCACCGTCGGCGCTGGCGCCGATCAGCCGATCGACTTGGCAGCGAGCATCGCGGACCTGCGAACTCACCTCAAGCAGGCCCACCTCGACGGACAGTTGGACGAAGAGACCTACGCCGCCGCAGAGGCGGAACTGGAAGCGGCGACGGCATGCGTCTCGGCGGGCACACCCGAGAAGAAGAGCGGCCTGATGGTCGCGCTCAAGCGGTTGCGGGGCC
- a CDS encoding NUDIX domain-containing protein: MSDDRWVPPTVLLAVDLVILTLRESCLHVLLIERGVKPYQGALALPGGFLGHEKEDLVAAAHRELAEEAGLGPDQLHLEQLGVYGAPDRDPRGRVVSAAYLAIAPRLPEPVAGTDASRACWTSVEQALSGDAQLAFDHEQILTDGVDRAREKLERSALATAFCGPTFTISELQDVYEAVWGVPLDARNFYRKVQSVDGFIVPAGPSRKTDGGRPARLFRPGPRTTLHPPMIRPLSQADRETA, translated from the coding sequence ATGTCTGACGATCGTTGGGTTCCGCCGACCGTTCTTCTTGCGGTTGACCTCGTCATCCTCACTTTGCGGGAGTCCTGTCTTCATGTGCTGTTGATCGAGCGCGGGGTTAAGCCCTATCAGGGCGCGTTGGCCCTGCCTGGTGGTTTCCTCGGCCACGAGAAGGAAGACCTCGTGGCGGCTGCCCATCGAGAGCTCGCCGAGGAGGCGGGCTTGGGGCCGGATCAGTTGCACCTCGAACAACTTGGTGTCTACGGTGCGCCGGATCGTGACCCCCGAGGGCGGGTGGTCTCCGCGGCTTATCTGGCCATCGCCCCTCGGCTACCCGAGCCGGTCGCCGGTACCGACGCATCCCGGGCGTGTTGGACGTCGGTGGAGCAGGCGTTGTCTGGTGACGCGCAGCTCGCCTTCGATCATGAGCAGATCCTGACCGATGGGGTCGACCGTGCGCGGGAGAAGTTGGAGCGCTCGGCGCTTGCCACCGCCTTTTGTGGTCCGACCTTCACGATCTCGGAGCTTCAGGACGTCTACGAGGCGGTGTGGGGCGTGCCGCTCGATGCGCGGAACTTCTACCGGAAGGTGCAGAGCGTGGACGGCTTCATCGTCCCCGCCGGGCCGAGTCGCAAGACCGATGGTGGGCGTCCCGCTCGGCTATTCCGTCCCGGGCCTCGCACGACTCTTCACCCTCCGATGATCCGACCTCTCAGCCAGGCAGACAGGGAGACAGCGTGA
- a CDS encoding SGNH/GDSL hydrolase family protein, which yields MRWGSYVAVGDSFTEGMDDAYPDGTYRGWADLVASRLAAEAGPDFGYANLAIRGRLFPNIVAEQVPAALDMKPDLISFAAGGNDVLRRTFDADTFVPRFDTVVGELRAGGADVILFRFADVMARLPGQRLVAPRMALLTQAVGEVAERHGALLVDLYADDTYLNPMLWSTDRLHLSAAGHRRVAAQVLTALGVGCDEEWLIVPPRPAPTPWLAARAADLRWAGQHLAPWIKRRLTGRSSGDLITAKRPVLGPVTPN from the coding sequence GTGCGCTGGGGCAGCTATGTGGCGGTGGGAGACAGCTTCACCGAGGGCATGGACGACGCGTATCCGGACGGCACCTACCGCGGCTGGGCTGATCTGGTCGCCAGCCGGCTCGCCGCCGAGGCCGGTCCCGACTTCGGGTACGCCAACCTGGCGATCCGGGGCCGGCTGTTCCCCAACATCGTGGCCGAGCAGGTGCCGGCCGCCCTGGACATGAAGCCCGACCTGATCAGCTTCGCGGCCGGCGGCAATGACGTGCTGCGCCGCACCTTCGACGCGGACACCTTCGTGCCGCGCTTCGACACCGTGGTCGGCGAGCTGCGGGCCGGCGGCGCCGACGTGATTCTGTTCAGGTTCGCCGACGTGATGGCCCGGCTTCCCGGGCAGCGCCTGGTGGCCCCCAGGATGGCCCTGCTCACCCAGGCGGTCGGCGAGGTCGCCGAGCGGCACGGCGCGCTATTGGTTGACCTGTACGCCGACGACACCTACCTCAACCCGATGCTGTGGAGCACCGACCGCCTGCACCTGTCGGCGGCCGGGCACCGGCGGGTCGCCGCGCAGGTGCTCACCGCGCTCGGCGTCGGCTGCGACGAGGAGTGGCTGATCGTGCCGCCCCGCCCCGCGCCGACCCCGTGGCTGGCCGCCCGGGCAGCCGACCTGCGCTGGGCCGGCCAGCACCTGGCTCCGTGGATCAAGCGCAGGCTCACCGGCCGCTCGTCCGGGGACCTCATCACCGCGAAGCGCCCGGTGCTGGGGCCGGTCACCCCCAACTGA